A window of Nitrospirota bacterium genomic DNA:
TCAAGTTCAAATTTTTCGAGCAGACCATGGGAAAGGGTCTGCAGTTTATGTTCTGCCTCCCGGCGCTGCAGGATTTCCTGCTCAAGCTCGCGAATTTTTTCATCGAGCTTGCTCGCAACAACCTTGCCGTAGAGCCGCAGATTCTCGTCCGCCACCTTCTCCTCATACTGCCCTTCGTCTACTGACTTCTTCACCCGGAATTTAGTATGGATCTCATGCCAGAGCTGCCACGGCTGCATCGGCTTCAGCAGATAGGCGTCAGCTCCAAGAGAGAGGGCCAGATCAGCATCCTGTTCACCAATATAGTTGCCGGAATAAAAGAGAAACGGGATATCCTTAGTGCCTGCATTGCGCTTTATCTCCATGAGCATCTGAAAGCCGTCCATGGTGGGCATAAGCGAATCAGAGATGATCATATCAAAACTGTCAGCCAGCGCTCTTTCGATACCTTCCCTGCCATCAGCAGCCTCTGTCACCACGCAGTCGTGGCTCTGCAGCAGATGCCTGAGATAGGTGCGTGACTCTTCATGATCATCAACGATAAGAATGTTCATTGGATAGTCACACAAGGAACGCAGACCAGAAGAAAAAGGAAAAATCGCAAACGCGGGGCAGGCCGAATCTCCACAAACCGTTTTGCAGATGTTATCACCATCTCATTTTGTACCGTAGGCGGACATAAAAGCAATCATCGCAGCGGCGGATAAGAGAGGCCGGAGGCTTATCTGCCCCCGGCCCGGTCAGGCAGAACTATTTGCCGCCGGCAACAAGCTTCAGTTTTTCCTCGATAGCTGAGGGCGCACCGGAGATCTTCATGAATGTCCCCATGGTAAGGTCAGGGAAGTCGAGCGCAATGCGGAACTTGCCATGCAGCATGTACACCTTTCCGCCAGAGACCACCATTTCGTAGGGAAGATGCGCAGTATGTTTCGGTTCGCTGATATCGATGACCGGCATGATCGTTCTGTCCGCGCCTTCGCCTTCTGTTATACCAAGGCCAAAGACCGTTTCCTTCTTGTCAGCAAGGTCCACCCGATAGACCTTTGAAGAGCCGCCTTTACGGGCAGCGAGGTTCGCCTCCACTGCCTTGAGCGCCTCCTCCTGTGAATTATGAGAAGCAAGCAGAACCTGGTCCTCAAAGTATGGCATCATCACCATGTAATGATAAGAACGAAGCTTTGCCGCGCTCAACCCTTTTTTAGACCCGAAAGCAGATTTCTTGCCAAGCGCTTTTTCCAAAGAGACGGCTACGTCAGCAAGCGAGTCCTTCATCTGATACGCCTGGGCAAAATAAAGCGGGTTCGTATAGGAGACCTCGATATCGCCGCCCTTCTCGGTCAGAGCGACACGGGAGATTGCACCATAAGCGCCAAATTCTGATTTGGCCGCGTTCTTTCGTAGTGAGTCACTGGTCACCACGATGACATGAGCGCCTTTATAGGGTGAATATTCACCGACGGTCTGAAAGCCCTGCTGGAGAAGGCTGGACTTCACCTCATCCTTCTTCTTCTCAAGAGTACCCGATCCTGATGATGCGAGCACGTAGGGCTTCAGCATCTCATCTGCACAGGCAATACCAAAAAACATGACCATTCCCACAACAGATGCCAGAATCATTGCAACAGTCTTTTTATTCATGATTACCTTCCTTTTCTTGCCAGTTACAGGCAACTAACGCAGATTTTCGATCTCGCTCAGCTGAAATACTTCTTGATCTCGCCCTCGATCATGCTGTACGGCACGACAAACGGCTTGTCCTTAATCGTAATGTGTATCTCGCTCCCCGAAACGGCGAAATATTCTCCCTTGATCGGGCCCATGACAGAGTTGCCCTGAAAAACCCCTTTTTCAGCGTCACCGACAAACGTGCCGCCGCTGCCGGTTATCGCAGATTCGACCCTTGCAAGCACTGAAGAAATGTCATTATTGATTGCCACGGCAAATTTATGTGCCATTGTCTCCCTCCATATTTATAGTATACCATGCAATCTGAAAGAGCCTTGCTTTGACCTGCGGCTGAAAACTGATAAACTGGAAGAAATACGAGCATTCTCCCCGGGAGGTTGGGCATGACGCGAAAGATAAAGAAGATCTGGAAGAGCAGGCCTACGATCGAAGGCGCAGGGGTGCACCTGAAGCGTGCATTTGGATACTCCCAGGTCCCTCAACTCGACCCATTTCTGCTTCTCGACAATTTCCATTCAGACATCCCTGGCCAGTATCTTGCGGGCTTTCCGTGGCACCCTCACCGCGGCATCGAGACGATCACCTATGTTCTGCATGGCCGGGTCGAACATGGAGACAGTATGGGAAACAGAGGCATGATTTCTCCGGGAGACGTGCAGTGGATGACCGCTGGAAGCGGTATCGTCCATCAGGAAATGCCGAAGGGCGGCAAGGATGACCTCCTCTGGGGCTTCCAGCTCTGGGCAAACCTTCCGGCAAAAGAAAAGATGATGGACCCGCGTTACCGCGAGGTGAAAAGGAGTGAGATACCCGAGATAACGCTGGCCTCAGGTACAGCGGTCAAGGTTATCTGCGGAACAGTGGGCAGCGTCACTGGCCCGGTAAGGGACATTGTGACCGACCCGGAATACCTGGATGTTTCTGTCCCCGCCAACACGACCTTCACCCATCGCGTATCATCAGGGCATACGGTCTTAGCCTATATTGCAGAAGGGAGCGCCTATTTTGACGAGGAGCGCAACGCCTTTTCCCGTGAGGTGATAGGCAGCAACTATTTCGATTACAAGCGCGGCTGCAAAGGCGTGCCTGAAGACCTGATCCTCTTTGAACACAAGGGGGATCAGATTACCGTCACGACAGAAGGCTCAGCAGTTCGCTTTCTCCTGATCTCAGGCAGGCCGATAGGTGAACCGATCGCCTGGTATGGCCCAATTGTGATGAATACGCAGGAGGAACTTCAGATAGCCTTTGAAGAATACGAAAAAGGAACGTTTATTAAACACCGGTGAGACTGATAAACAGGAAGAAGTTACGAATTCACTTCGAAGATAAACTCTATTTCAACCGGTGAATTCATCGGCAGAATATGCACGCCGACCGCAGCGCGGGCATGCAATCCTGCTTCCCCGAATACCTCGCGCAGAAGATCAGATGCGCCGTTGATAACCTTGGGTTGATCAGTAAAATCCTGAGCTGAGGCAACAAAACCGGTCACCTTGACGCATCTCTTCAGGGAATCAAGACTGCCGCTTGCCGCTTTCAGGACAGCGATGGCATTGATCGCAGCCCTGCGCGCAGCCTGTACCGCTTCATCGAGAGAAACCGTTTCACCAACCCTGCCGGAATAAAGAAGCTTCCCCCTTTCAAGCGGCAGCATGCCGCTGAGATAGATCAGATTTCCTGTCCTTACAAAGGGAACATATGAGCCAAGCGGCTGCGGCAGATCAGGAAGGTCGATGCCAAGACCCTTAAGTCTTTCTTCCGGTGACATCCTAATACTTGGCATCCGCAAACCCAACCCAGCCGTCTGCCTCGATAAGTGCCCTGTCGAACTCAGCGATCTGATAGGATATCGTTTTATTACCCTTGCCCGAGCTGACCGTTAACGTGTTATGCTGGAAATCAAAAGTGATCTCGGCGCTGCTGTCATTGTGTTTAAAGAGCGCATCTATCGTCTCTTCGGACAGTTCAATAGCCAGCATGCCGCAGTTGAACATATTCTGCCTGAATATTCTGGCAAAGCTTGAGGCAATCACAACATTAATGTCGTTGACCTCAAATACCCAGGGAGCATGCTCACGCGATGAACCGCATCCGAAATTCCCCCGCGTCACAATAACCCCGGCCTCAAGGGTCTGGCGGGACTGAGGATCAAATCCCTCAAGCTTCAGGTCCTCCAGCATATGAGGTTTTAATGCCTCCTTCGATATCTCGGTAAGGTACTTTGCCGGTATGATCTCGTCGGTATTAATGTCAGACCTGTCTAAGAAGAGGACCTTGCCTCCGAATCGTTTCATTTCAATCGCTCCTTCGAAAATTTCCTTGGATCAGCGACCCTGCCTTCAAGCGCCGTCACTGCTGCCACTGCCGGGCTCATGAGATGCACCATACCGCCCTTGCCCATTCTGCCGTTAAAATTACGGTTCGTTGTCGATGCACAGACCTCGCCCGGTGCAAGCACACCGCTGCTCATGCCCAGGCATGCGCCACAGGTGGGATTCGTGACGCAGAACCCTGCGTCCATGAATATCCTGATATAACCCAGTTTATCAGCATCCCTGAAGACCTTGGGTGTGGCCGGAGATACAATTCCCCTGATTGTCGGGGCGATAGTCTTTCCCTTAAGATACTGAGCTGCAATGCGCAGGTCCTCAAGCCTGCCGTTTGTGCAGGAACCGATATAAACCTGATCTACCTGCGTGCCCGCAACTTCCGAGACATTTTTCACTTCATCCGGCTTAAACCCGACCGTCACCTGCGGCTCCAGTCCGCTCACATCAAGATCGATGACCTTTTCATATCTGCAGCCCTTGTCAGACCACCATTTTTTGAAATCAGCAACTGCAGCTTTTTTGTCAGCGTATTCAGTCGAAATAAAGGGCCAGAGGTAATCAACGGTCACCTTGTCCGGCATGCAGATGCCTGACGTGCCTCCTGCCTCGATCGCCATATTGCAGAGCGTCATCCTGCTCTCCATGGACATCTTCTTTACCACACTGCCCTGGAACTCTATCACACAGTCCGTCGCACCTTTAACCGTAAGTTCCTTAATGATCCTCAAAATGACGTCCTTTGCATAGACCGCCTCGGGCAGGGTACCGTTCACATTGACCCTGATTGTCTTCGGCTCACGGAACGCGCAAACGCCTTTCAGGATGCCGACCTCCAGGTCCGTAGTTCCGACACCTGCTGCAAATGCCCCGAAGGCACCGTGCGTGCAGGTATGTGAATCTCCCATAATGACCGTATACCCAGGACGGATAAAGCCCTTTTCAGGGAATATCGCATGGCATACGCCATTGCTGCCGATATCGAAAAAATCCCTGATCTTCTGCCTTCGGGTCCAGTCTCTCAGGATCTTGCCCTGCAGCGCAGTCTTGGTGTCTTTGGCCGGTGTGACATGATCAATAACGACCTTTATCTTGTCAGGATTAAAGACCCTGTCCATTCCCCGCGCCACGAGATCGTTGATCGCAATCGGCGTCGTGATCTCGTGACACATCACCACGTCGATATCGAGGACCTTTGTTCCCGGAAATGGTTCATCCCTCAAATGGGATCTGAATATCTTTTCTGCCAATGTCTGTGCCATCGTAGTTCCTTTCAAAAACTGCGCAAATAGTTCCGACTGATGCTTTCTAAAATATCATATTGTGCGCACTTTTATAAAGAAGCCTCACCGTCATGCCTGAGTCCAAAAGGCATGTAAAATATGCTAAACTTTTTCCTATGAACACTCCTGATGCCGGGTCTCAGCCGCCAAGCGTCACACGAATATTTCTTGTTTTCCTCAAGATCGGCACCTTTGCCTTTGGCGGTGTGTACTCCATGCTCTCCTTTTTTGAAAGAGAACTTGTTGCAAAGCGCCAATGGCTGACACACGACGATTATATTGAGAGCATCGCGATCGGCCAGATGACACCGGGAGCACCTATCGTCAATACCGGTATCTGCATCGGATACCGGCTACAAAAAATGAGGGGGGCACTGGCATCTACCGCGGGGCAGATCTTTACCGGCACGGTCGTAGCAATCCTTCTTGCGGTCTTTTATATGAAGATAAAGGAACATCCCCTGCTCAGGCCGGTCATGAAAGGTATTGGAGCTGCAGTCGTTGGTCTGCTCCTTTCGATCATTTTCACCATGTCCGGGAAGACCATCAAAGATTATAAAACGCTGCTCATTGCAGTTGCAGCATTCTTCCTGCTGGCGCTGTTCAAACTCAGTCCCATCATGATCATCCTGACGGCAGGTGCGGCCGGATATCTCATCTTCAGGAACAAACCTGCATGAGCCTGCTCACCTTCTGCTGGATTCTTTTTTATATCAGCTCCCTGACTATTGGCGGAGGATATGCCATGCTCCCTCTTCTGCAGCGTGAATTCGTGGACAAGCACCACTGGCTCACCAACCAGGAGTTTCTCGACGCAATTGCGATAGGGCAGCTATCTCCCGGCCCTCTTACCGTTATGAACGCATTTATCGGATTCAAGCTTCATGGTGTCGCAGGCTCCCTTTTGGCAGTCATATGTTCCTATCTGCCGAGTCTGGTAATCGTTACGCTTGCCGTCAAATACTATTACGCGTACAAAAACTCTGCGTTCATCGCTTCAAGCTTTACCGGTGTAAAAAGTGCTGTTATCGGACTGCTTGCCGCAGTTGCTCTTTCCCTGGGAGCTACCTCTCTGGTTGATCCCGAAACCTTTGCAATAGCGCTCTGCAGCTTTGCGCTTATTACGTTTACTAAGATCGACCCGTCTTTTATTATCCTCGGCGCCGGCCTTATCGGCGCATTCATATTTTGATCAGGAGAAAATACCATGCTCATAGGGATCATTTCAGACACCCACGATAATATGCCGGTAATCCACAGGGCCGTAGAGATCTTGAACAAACGGAACGTGGCACACGTAATCCATGCAGGGGATTTCTGTTCTCCATTCACCTTCATGGCATTAAAGCACCTGCAATGCGATTTTACCGGCATTTACGGCAACAACGACGGCGAACGCGTGCTGCTTCAGAAGCTGTCAAACGGCAGAATCTTCACGCAGCCCTACATTTTTGAACTGGCGGGGAAAAAGATCGTGATCATGCATGAACAGCATGTGGTGGATGCGCTTGCGGTCAGTGCTCAGTTCGACCTTATCGCCTACGGCCATACGCATACCTCTGATATTCGGAAACAGGGGAACACCCTCATCGCAAACCCGGGAGAATTGAGCGGATGGCTCTACGGCAAATCCACGATGGCGATAGCAGATCTTTCTTCGCTTTCAGCAGAACTGATCGAACTTTAACAGCCCAAACTTCTCAGATTTCGAAGACCTCTCCTGACTTTGGTACATGCGTCGGGCAGGCAAATCTTGCCCCAATGGCATCGCGGAACGCCAGTGATGACTGCTCTTCACCGTGCACGATAAATATCTCTGGTCTGTTCCTGAACTGAGCTATCCAGTCCAGAAGTTCGCGCTGGTCTGCATGTGCCGAGAACCCGCCAAGCGTATGGATACCTGCACGGACAACGATATTTTCTCCAAGCACCTCGACGACCTTTGCGCCGTCTACGATCTGCCGGCCAAGAGTCCCTTCGGCCTGATATCCGACAAACACGATGCTGCTCTCTCTCCGCCAGAGGTTATGTTTCAGGTGATGCCTCACCCTTCCTCCTTCGCACATACCAGAGCTCGAAATGATAATCGCCTCTTTTTTGATCTTATTCAGGGCCATGGACTCCTCCGGCTTTTTTGTAAAATGGAGCCTCAGGGCGTCTCTGCTTTCAAGCGTAAAAAGTTGTTTTGCCTCTTCGTCAAAATATTCGGGATGTGCGGCATAGACTTTCGTAATGCGTTCACCCAAAGGACTGTCGATATACACGTTAATCCTGAAAAGCCTGTCCTGCTTGACCAGTCTGTTCAGAATGAAGAGCAGATCCTGCGTCCTGCCGAGGGCAAAGGACGGGATGATCACATTGCCACCCTTCCTGAACGTGGTCCTGATCACATTCACCAGTTCATCGACCGAAGCATCCATGTCCTTATGGTTGCGGTTGCCGTAGGTGGATTCTATCGTAAGATAGTCCGTCTCTTCGACAAAGACCGGATCATTTACAATAGGATTGTCCTTCCTGCCGATATCCCCCGAAAAAGAGATCTTTTTTTCCCTGCCGTCTTCCTCATACCAAAGCTCAAGGGTTGAGGAGCCCAGGATATGGCCGGCGTTTACAAAACGATAGCGAACTCCTTCACGGAGCTGCTCTATCCTGTTATACTGTTTTCGCTGTATGAGTGGCAGCACCATATCCACATCCCGGGACAGATAAAGCGGCTCCTTAAGCGCATGCCCTGTTCTCATCGCCTTTCGATTGTGCCACTCGGTATCGTATTCCTGTATATGAGCAGAGTCTCTCAGAATCAGCTCGGCAATATCTGCCGTTGCCGATGTGGCAAGGATCTTTCCCCTGAAGCCCTCCTTTACCAGCCTTGGCACAAGGCCAATATGGTCAAGATGGGAATGGGTCAGGAAGAGGCAGTCAATCTCAGAAGGGTCAAACGGGAATGGACGGCGGTTCACCGCCTCAGCGTCATGGCCCTGGTACATGCCGCACTCAATCAGTATCTTGTAATTCTTTCCCTGCAGCAGGTAGCATGAGCCTGTCACCGTCCGAACGCCGCCTAAAAAAACAAGTTTCATTCTATCACCCCGTCAGTTCATCTTTCAAACGCAGTGTTCCCGTCGCTTTAGAGCGCAGGCACCCTTTCTCCGCAATATTTTATCAGAACGTGGCCTGCAATGACTTCTCTTGCAATCAAAACCCTGCTTCTTTATAATGAGAGAGCAAAATGGGGGACGAAACAAAATATTGTTTATGCTGCGGGGACCAGGTGCCTTTCAATACCTTCAAAAGAAATGAAAGGCTTGAAGTAACGTGCGCCTATTGCGGCTTCACACTCGATATTCAAAACCTCTGGGAGGCAAAAAAACAGGAGGCAGCGCAGAAACAGCCAGCACCTGCTGAAAGCTACGCGCTGGTAACCGATGATTCTCATTCCACCCGCAAAATCATCGAAGACCTGCTTCGTGCCCGAAAGTTCTCTACCCAGGTCATGGCATTCCAGAACGGTCTTGAACTTATATCCGCATATTCGAAGCTCATCAGCGAAAAGAAGATAATTGATATCGCGATCATTGACCTCAACATGCCGATCATGGATGGTCTCACCGCAGCCCGTCTTATGCGGTCCCTTGAATCGCAAAACGATATAAAGAAAACGCCGATTATGTTCTTTTCGGCTGAAAAGGCTGACGAAAATCTGAGAAGGCAGATGCAAAATCTGGATCCTGCCAATTACGTAAACAAAGGCTCTGAGCCAGATCCTGACAAACTGATATCAAGAGTAGAATCCCTCATCAGCTATCTTATGGAAAAGTATAAACAGAAGAAGTAGCTGCTCTCCCGTTTCTTGACGTTCATCCGCACAAATCATTATAATCCTTAAATATTTTCGAAAGAGGTCATTATGGACGATACAAATGAACTGATAGAGCAGCGCATCAAAAAAGTTGGAGAACTCAAAGAGCTCGGCATAAAACCCTATGGCGGCTCCTATGAAGCAAATGACCATGCTGCTGAGCTGAGGGCACTGTACGGCGCTACGCCAAAGGAAAATCTGGAAACGGAAAAGATCTCCTGTTCCCTGGCAGGCAGGATAGTAGCCATGAGGGATTTCGGCAAGGCTGCATTTGGACATATCCAGGATGCAACCGGCAGACTTCAGATCTATTTCAAGAAAGATCTGCTGGGCGAACAGTATAAACTTCTCCGGAAACTTGATATCGGTGACATTATCGGCATCAGGGGGTCCCTCTTCAGAACAAGAACGGACGAACTTACCGTTGAGGTTGAGTCATACACCCTGCTCACAAAATCGATCAGACCTCTTCCGGAAAAATGGCATGGTCTCAAGGATATCGAAATACGGTACAGGCAGCGCTACATTGACCTTATCGTAAATCCCGAAGTAAGGGAGAACTTTGCAAAACGGGGCAAGATTATCAAAGGCGTGAGGGATTTTCTGGAATCAAAGGGTTTTATTGAAGTTGAGACTCCCATGATGCACCAGATACCGGGCGGCGCAACAGCGCGCCCCTTTAAAACACATCACAATGCGCTGGACATTGATCTTTATCTCAGAATCGCTCCGGAACTGTATCTGAAGAGACTGCTGGTCGGCGGATATGAACGCGTCTACGAACTGAACAAGAACTTCAGAAACGAAGGAATCTCAACACGGCACAACCCAGAGTTCTCAATGCTCGAATTCTACATTGCCTATAAGGATTACCATTTTCTCATGTCACTGACCGAGGAGCTCTTTGCTGAAGTTGCGATGAAGGCCGTCGGCTCACTCCAGATTCCTTATGGTGACCAGATGATAGACCTCACCCCACCCTGGCCGCGTATACCAATGCTTGAAGCACTTGAAAAGGCGGGAGTTCCAACCGAAGTTTTCAATGATCAGGAGAAGGCGAAACAGTGGGGAAGAGCTCATAAGATAGATATTCCAAACGGCTCTTCCATGGGCAAGATTCTCGATGAAATTTTCAAGGAGATGGTCGAGCCGGGACTGCTTCAGCCGACCTTTATTATTGATCACCCGGTTGAGCTTTCGCCTCTGGCTAAAAGGAAGACCGATAATCCGGGGCTGGTGGAACGTTTCGAGCTCCTCATCTGCGGCCGGGAGATTGCCAATGCCTTTTCTGAACTGAACGACCCCTTTGACCAGCGCGACCGCTTCGAAACACAGGTTGCTGCCAAACAGGCAGGCGATGATGAGGCGCATGAGATGGATGAGGACTTCATCAGGGCTCTCGAATACGGCATGCCGCCTGCTGCAGGTGAAGGCATAGGCATTGACAGACTCGTCATGCTCCTTACGAACTCGGCGTCGATCCGTGACGTAATCCTTTTCCCCCAGCTCAAGCCCGAACAATAAGTCCTGAGGATGAAACTCCCCTATCAGATATTTATCGCCTTCAGATATCTCAAATCAAAGAAAAAGCACAAAGGGGTATCGGTAAATACGGCCATCTCTATCGGGGGCGTTGCCGTTGGTGTTATGGCGCTCCTCGTGGTACTTTCCGTCATGTCGGGCTTTCACCAGGATCTTCAGAAAAAGATATTGGGGGCAAATGCCCATATCATTATCCGGGACTACAAGGGCGCGATGACTGACACGCTCCAGATAACGGAAAAACTCGCCTCCAACAAGGAGGTCCTTTCCCATGCTCCCTTTGTGATCGGCCAGGTCATGGTCTCGTTTAACAACAGGGCTCACGGAGTCTTCATCCGCGGCATTGAACCGGAGGTGGAAGCAAAGACAACCGAGATCCTTTCACATATCAGGGAAGGTGATTTCAGAAGACTCGCTGAAGATGAGAAGATTCCCGGTATCCTTATAGGCAGTGAACTTGCGTCTAACCTCGGCGTTCTCCTTAATGACATGATCAATGTGGTCTCTCCTGTTGGCGAGATCGGACCGATGGGTATGCTGCCGAAGGTGAAACAGTTCCGGGTCGTGGGCATATTCGAAATCGGCATGTTCGAATATGACGCAAACCTGGTGCTGACAGCCATGAAGCCGGCACAGGATTTTTTTGGATTTAAAGACAGCATTTCCGGAATCGAACTGAGACTCAAAGATATTTATCGGGCGCCTGAGGTGAAGAAGCAACTCCAGGAGACTCTCGGTATGCGCTATCTCGTACTCGACTGGATGCAGATGAACAAGAACCTGTTCTCTGCACTGAAACTTGAGAAATTTGCGATGTTTGTAATCCTCGTATTGATCATTCTTGTTGCATCATTCAACATCATCAGCAACCTGATCATGAACGTCATGGAAAAAAGCCGGGAAATCGCGATATTAAAGGCTATCGGGGCAACCAATACGAGTATCATGACTATCTTTATGCTCCAGGGGCTTTTCATCGGGCTTATCGGAACCTCCAGCGGCATGACCGGAGGATATCTGCTCGGTCTTGTCCTAAACAAATACCAGCTCATCAGGCTGCCTGCTGACGTCTATTATCTAAGCCATTTGCCGGTAAATATGAGTCTTTTTGACTTTGTTACCGTCTCGCTCTCTGCGATCATTATCAGCTTCGCCGCCACACTTTATCCTGCATGGCAGGCTGCAAAGCTGAATCCTGTGGAACCGTTGCGCTATGAGTGAACTCATAGCAGCCGTTGATATCCAGAAGTCTTTCAGGACTGAGGCAGGGGAACTGCAGGTGCTGAAAGATATCAACCTTTCGATCAATGAAGGTGAAATGGTCAGCATTACCGGAGCGTCGGGAGCAGGTAAAAGCACGCTCATGCATATTCTCGGAGGCCTGGACAGACCGACCGCCGGCAAGATCCTCTTCAGAGGCACCGACGTCTTTTCGATGGAAGAGTCGGCCCTCGCTCTGTTCAGAAACAGGAGTATCGGTTTTGTCTTTCAGTTCCACCACCTGCTTCCGGAATTCAATGCACTTGAAAACACTATGCTGCCGGGCCTGATCGGCAAAAAACCCTATGCAGATGTGCAGAAAAAGGCGCAGGACCTGCTGGGCGATCTCGGCCTGTCCAGGAGACTGCACCACCGTCCCGGTGAGCTTTCTGGCGGTGAACAGCAGCGTGTTGCTGTGGCACGCGCACTCATGCAGGACTCAGGTCTTGTACTCGCTGACGAACCTACCGGCAATCTCGACACCTCAACAGGCGAAAGTCTTTTTGAGCTTTTCCTCGATCTCAACAAAAAAAAGAATATTACTTTTATTATCGTCACTCACAATATGAACCTCTCTGATCGCTGCCACAGGATCCTCCGCATGGCAGACGGCATGCTCGTCTGAACTGATTGACTCAATTACTCCTTTCTGTTTAACTAAATATGCAACAATAATTTTTATCAAGGTTCAGGCATAAACATAGCCCGGGAGCAGGATGATGACGAAATTCAGATTACTTATTTTTACACTTATACTCTGCGGTGCCTTCACCGTTCCGTCCTATGCCGCAGAAGTAAAGGCGGTTACGGTAAAGAAAGACGATAAATGCCCTGTCTGCGGCATGTTTGTCGCAAAGTACACGCACTGGCTCGCAGAGGTCGTCTTTAAAGATGGGACCTATGCGGTATTTGACGGCCCCAAAGACATGTTCAAGTATTATCTGAACCTGCAGAAATATGCATCCTCAAAGAGATCAGATGACATCACGGGGATCTATGTTACCGAGTATTATTCAACAAAGCTTCAGGATGCCAGAAAACTGTTTTATGTTATCGGCAGTGACGTGTACGGCCCT
This region includes:
- a CDS encoding pirin family protein, producing MTRKIKKIWKSRPTIEGAGVHLKRAFGYSQVPQLDPFLLLDNFHSDIPGQYLAGFPWHPHRGIETITYVLHGRVEHGDSMGNRGMISPGDVQWMTAGSGIVHQEMPKGGKDDLLWGFQLWANLPAKEKMMDPRYREVKRSEIPEITLASGTAVKVICGTVGSVTGPVRDIVTDPEYLDVSVPANTTFTHRVSSGHTVLAYIAEGSAYFDEERNAFSREVIGSNYFDYKRGCKGVPEDLILFEHKGDQITVTTEGSAVRFLLISGRPIGEPIAWYGPIVMNTQEELQIAFEEYEKGTFIKHR
- a CDS encoding RidA family protein, with the protein product MSPEERLKGLGIDLPDLPQPLGSYVPFVRTGNLIYLSGMLPLERGKLLYSGRVGETVSLDEAVQAARRAAINAIAVLKAASGSLDSLKRCVKVTGFVASAQDFTDQPKVINGASDLLREVFGEAGLHARAAVGVHILPMNSPVEIEFIFEVNS
- a CDS encoding 3-isopropylmalate dehydratase small subunit, with protein sequence MKRFGGKVLFLDRSDINTDEIIPAKYLTEISKEALKPHMLEDLKLEGFDPQSRQTLEAGVIVTRGNFGCGSSREHAPWVFEVNDINVVIASSFARIFRQNMFNCGMLAIELSEETIDALFKHNDSSAEITFDFQHNTLTVSSGKGNKTISYQIAEFDRALIEADGWVGFADAKY
- a CDS encoding 3-isopropylmalate dehydratase large subunit — its product is MAQTLAEKIFRSHLRDEPFPGTKVLDIDVVMCHEITTPIAINDLVARGMDRVFNPDKIKVVIDHVTPAKDTKTALQGKILRDWTRRQKIRDFFDIGSNGVCHAIFPEKGFIRPGYTVIMGDSHTCTHGAFGAFAAGVGTTDLEVGILKGVCAFREPKTIRVNVNGTLPEAVYAKDVILRIIKELTVKGATDCVIEFQGSVVKKMSMESRMTLCNMAIEAGGTSGICMPDKVTVDYLWPFISTEYADKKAAVADFKKWWSDKGCRYEKVIDLDVSGLEPQVTVGFKPDEVKNVSEVAGTQVDQVYIGSCTNGRLEDLRIAAQYLKGKTIAPTIRGIVSPATPKVFRDADKLGYIRIFMDAGFCVTNPTCGACLGMSSGVLAPGEVCASTTNRNFNGRMGKGGMVHLMSPAVAAVTALEGRVADPRKFSKERLK
- a CDS encoding chromate transporter; protein product: MPESKRHVKYAKLFPMNTPDAGSQPPSVTRIFLVFLKIGTFAFGGVYSMLSFFERELVAKRQWLTHDDYIESIAIGQMTPGAPIVNTGICIGYRLQKMRGALASTAGQIFTGTVVAILLAVFYMKIKEHPLLRPVMKGIGAAVVGLLLSIIFTMSGKTIKDYKTLLIAVAAFFLLALFKLSPIMIILTAGAAGYLIFRNKPA
- a CDS encoding chromate transporter, giving the protein MSLLTFCWILFYISSLTIGGGYAMLPLLQREFVDKHHWLTNQEFLDAIAIGQLSPGPLTVMNAFIGFKLHGVAGSLLAVICSYLPSLVIVTLAVKYYYAYKNSAFIASSFTGVKSAVIGLLAAVALSLGATSLVDPETFAIALCSFALITFTKIDPSFIILGAGLIGAFIF
- a CDS encoding metallophosphoesterase; translated protein: MLIGIISDTHDNMPVIHRAVEILNKRNVAHVIHAGDFCSPFTFMALKHLQCDFTGIYGNNDGERVLLQKLSNGRIFTQPYIFELAGKKIVIMHEQHVVDALAVSAQFDLIAYGHTHTSDIRKQGNTLIANPGELSGWLYGKSTMAIADLSSLSAELIEL
- a CDS encoding MBL fold metallo-hydrolase, producing MKLVFLGGVRTVTGSCYLLQGKNYKILIECGMYQGHDAEAVNRRPFPFDPSEIDCLFLTHSHLDHIGLVPRLVKEGFRGKILATSATADIAELILRDSAHIQEYDTEWHNRKAMRTGHALKEPLYLSRDVDMVLPLIQRKQYNRIEQLREGVRYRFVNAGHILGSSTLELWYEEDGREKKISFSGDIGRKDNPIVNDPVFVEETDYLTIESTYGNRNHKDMDASVDELVNVIRTTFRKGGNVIIPSFALGRTQDLLFILNRLVKQDRLFRINVYIDSPLGERITKVYAAHPEYFDEEAKQLFTLESRDALRLHFTKKPEESMALNKIKKEAIIISSSGMCEGGRVRHHLKHNLWRRESSIVFVGYQAEGTLGRQIVDGAKVVEVLGENIVVRAGIHTLGGFSAHADQRELLDWIAQFRNRPEIFIVHGEEQSSLAFRDAIGARFACPTHVPKSGEVFEI
- a CDS encoding response regulator, coding for MGDETKYCLCCGDQVPFNTFKRNERLEVTCAYCGFTLDIQNLWEAKKQEAAQKQPAPAESYALVTDDSHSTRKIIEDLLRARKFSTQVMAFQNGLELISAYSKLISEKKIIDIAIIDLNMPIMDGLTAARLMRSLESQNDIKKTPIMFFSAEKADENLRRQMQNLDPANYVNKGSEPDPDKLISRVESLISYLMEKYKQKK